Within the Bacteroidales bacterium genome, the region ATCTGCGCCAGGTCAGAAGCATCGAGGCATATGCCATGACCATGACCCGGAATGTCTGCATCGACTGGCTGCGGGCCAACGGAAGGATCCTGACGGATGCTCCGGAGATCGTAATGATCGATCCGGTGACTCCTTATGACATCACCGAGATCAGGGATACGGTGAAGCGCATCAACTGCCTGATCAATCATCTGCCTGATCAGCAGCGAATGATCATACACCTGCGCGACATTGAAGGGTACGACTTTGATGAGATCGCCGCCATCCTCGGTCTTAACCTGAATGTGATCAGGGTGAACCTGTCAAGGGCACGAAAAAAAATCAAGGAACAACTTGCAAAAGCACACCAATATGAATTTCAACGAAATTGACCGGCTGCTTGAACACTACCTGGGAGGTGAAACATCGCTGGATGAGGAAAAGACCCTGCGGGATTTTTTCTCTCAAAAGGACCTTCCGGACAAATACAAGCCCTTCACGGAGATGTTTCAGGCCTGCCAGGCAGTTGCATCCGGCCGGCTGAACGACCGCGGATTTGAGAAACAATGGTCAGCAAGGTTCAGAGGGAAATCCACACCGGCCCAACCAATTTTTTCTGCCAGCCGCTGGTATCTCATCACAGGGATCGCCGCCACCGT harbors:
- a CDS encoding RNA polymerase sigma factor, with amino-acid sequence MTPKQFKDEVFPLKDRLYRFACRILEDTEDARDMVQEVLVRLWDQKTDLRQVRSIEAYAMTMTRNVCIDWLRANGRILTDAPEIVMIDPVTPYDITEIRDTVKRINCLINHLPDQQRMIIHLRDIEGYDFDEIAAILGLNLNVIRVNLSRARKKIKEQLAKAHQYEFQRN